The window CATCATGGCAGCATTTCAGCGGGAGAACGAGATCGACACCAATTCCTGGATATTGACAGGGCGGCATATACTACTCAACTCTTGCCCAGACCAGGCTGATTCGGCAAGCAAGCGATTGACGGCCTGGGTTGGATTGTAGAGATCCCACCACACATGAGCTGATTCTTCTTTGCAAGCCATCTCAGTCGAAAGGCAACCTATAAGCATACCCCCCTGGCCCAGCCCGCAGCATGCCGTTTCTACGTCTTCAAACCCTGCATCAGAAGGAATTGGGCAACAATATGTACATGCTTGCATTCTGTTTTACAGAGAATTTAATGACTTCCATAAAACTCATATCAGATTACGTACGGTATTTTCCAATGGCAAATTGGCAATCTACTAGATGAAACAAAACCACGAACACCGAAAAATGGGCTGCTTTGTTGATTTAATAGCTTCTGAACTTTGTTTTATCCATGCTTCAACGTCAACAGCAAGCAATGActaagctgatttttttttttcagtgtgTTTATTCAGACATTGAGATTAATGTCTGTGAACGTCAATGAACTAACTTGCATGAGAATTATCTTGATACAGCATCCTAGTCAATCCAATGTCTCTGAGGCAACCACATCCTCATTCATCTGTGCAAACATGTCGATATCTTACCATTCTACGAAAATTATATGAACTTTTCACCCAATAAAGCTTCACTTCATTTAACAGAAGAAGATAGTCTGACAACAATTTGTCAGTTTCACTCGCATCAAATATTTCATATATGAATCATGGTTTTCACAGGGTTCCTTCAAGCAACTGAACTTAGTATGGAAGTGTGCAGATAGTTCTCACGTTACTTCTCAAACATTCTAGGTTCATATTGGCAACACATGGAAAAACAGGAAATGATTGAAAAGTATCATACCATGTCGCTGCGGGCTAGTGATGACCTCCAGAATGCCGTGGTACGTGTTACAGAAGACTATCTTAGCATCAGGTAGTTCTGCTTTGAGGTCAAAAATGCGCCCCTCCAGCATAGAATTGTACTCCAAAATAAGCTCATTCACCTCTTCCGCGCATATATTTCTCTCGCCGCCGCTTGATGTTGAATTCACCCGTTCCCATCTTATACGCGGCGTGCAACCCAAGGGCAAAATCCCCATGCAAATGATCTTTCTGGCATTCGCATTATACAGGCTTATTACCGCATCAATCATTTGATCAACCAGGACACGAGCAAATTCTTGACCAGTAAATTTGTGGGTTATGCCAGAGGAGGTGCGAAGGAAAAATTCGATGTAATCATCCTTTCCAAAAGACAGGTAAGTTATAGACGATTCCATGAACTCACGAGCACTTTCCTCGGCTAGGTGAAGCTGTACCAACTGAAACGTCTCCAGTACTTGGCGCAGCTGCTGGTTTAGAGACTGGAATTTCCGGCCACCGAAATTCAGAATCGTTGCCTCTGCTGACCCAAAGTTCATGCCCCTTAACAAACTAGCAATTGAGCCATTCTGAGCATAGAACGGCGGAGT of the Eucalyptus grandis isolate ANBG69807.140 chromosome 10, ASM1654582v1, whole genome shotgun sequence genome contains:
- the LOC104423458 gene encoding GDSL esterase/lipase At1g71250-like, which translates into the protein MLILFLAVSAGMISPSKGSYVSAFYVLGDSSVDCGGNTLFYPFLHGDLSLHPCSGGADKTLVPHFLAEKMGIQNTPPFYAQNGSIASLLRGMNFGSAEATILNFGGRKFQSLNQQLRQVLETFQLVQLHLAEESAREFMESSITYLSFGKDDYIEFFLRTSSGITHKFTGQEFARVLVDQMIDAVISLYNANARKIICMGILPLGCTPRIRWERVNSTSSGGERNICAEEVNELILEYNSMLEGRIFDLKAELPDAKIVFCNTYHGILEVITSPQRHGFEDVETACCGLGQGGMLIGCLSTEMACKEESAHVWWDLYNPTQAVNRLLAESAWSGQELSSICRPVNIQELVSISFSR